A section of the Stenotrophomonas sp. 364 genome encodes:
- the murD gene encoding UDP-N-acetylmuramoyl-L-alanine--D-glutamate ligase, whose translation MRISQLEGKRVALWGWGREGRAAFGVLQQRLPSLPLTLFCPEAEAAAVRAETAGALAVRSDVTGAALAAFEVVIKSPGISPYGEAALHATAAGTQFIGGTSLWFAEHAAADGTVQDTVCVTGTKGKSTTTSLLAHLLRASGARTALVGNIGLPLLEVLDPQPAPQYWAVELSSYQTGEVARSGAHPQVAIVLNLFPEHLDWHGSEARYIADKLRLVTEAQPRIAVLNAADPHLAALSLPNSQVVWFNQPQGWHMRGEVVYRGEHAVFDTANTPLPGRHNRGNLCAVLAALEALGLDAAALAPAVQDFRPLPNRLQTVGTRDGLTFVNDSISTTPHASLAALDCFAGQRIALLVGGHDRGLDWQDFVQHMAHDMPPVEIITMGANGPRIHALLQPLADAGRFGLHAAADLAEAMQLARTALGVQGGVVLMSPGAPSYGVYQDYVARGRHFAALAGFDPEAITAIAGIGIA comes from the coding sequence GTGCGAATTTCGCAGCTTGAGGGCAAGCGCGTTGCGTTGTGGGGGTGGGGACGGGAAGGGCGCGCCGCCTTCGGCGTGCTGCAGCAGCGGCTGCCGTCGCTGCCGCTGACCCTGTTCTGCCCGGAGGCCGAGGCGGCGGCTGTGCGCGCGGAAACCGCCGGCGCGTTGGCCGTGCGTTCGGACGTGACCGGGGCGGCATTGGCCGCGTTCGAGGTGGTGATCAAATCGCCGGGCATCAGCCCGTATGGCGAGGCGGCCCTGCACGCCACGGCGGCGGGCACGCAGTTCATCGGCGGCACCTCGTTGTGGTTTGCCGAGCACGCCGCGGCCGATGGCACCGTGCAGGACACCGTGTGCGTGACCGGCACCAAGGGCAAGAGCACCACCACTTCGCTGCTGGCGCACCTGCTGCGCGCGTCCGGCGCGCGCACCGCGCTGGTGGGCAATATCGGCCTGCCGTTGCTGGAAGTGCTGGACCCGCAGCCGGCCCCGCAGTACTGGGCGGTGGAGCTGTCCAGCTACCAGACCGGCGAGGTCGCGCGCAGTGGCGCGCACCCGCAGGTGGCGATCGTGCTCAACCTGTTTCCCGAACACCTCGACTGGCACGGCAGCGAAGCGCGCTACATCGCCGACAAGCTGCGCCTGGTGACTGAAGCGCAGCCGCGCATCGCCGTGCTCAATGCCGCCGATCCGCACCTGGCCGCGTTGTCGCTGCCGAACAGCCAGGTGGTGTGGTTCAACCAGCCGCAGGGCTGGCACATGCGGGGCGAGGTGGTGTATCGCGGCGAACACGCGGTATTCGATACCGCCAACACGCCTCTGCCCGGGCGGCACAACCGCGGGAACCTGTGCGCGGTGCTGGCCGCGCTGGAGGCCCTGGGGCTGGATGCAGCGGCGCTGGCACCTGCCGTGCAGGACTTCCGCCCGCTGCCCAATCGCCTGCAGACCGTGGGTACGCGTGATGGCCTGACGTTCGTCAACGATTCCATCAGCACCACGCCGCACGCCAGCCTGGCCGCGCTGGACTGTTTTGCCGGGCAGCGCATCGCGCTGCTGGTGGGCGGGCACGACCGCGGCCTGGACTGGCAGGACTTCGTGCAGCACATGGCCCACGACATGCCGCCGGTGGAGATCATCACGATGGGGGCCAACGGGCCGCGCATCCATGCGCTGCTGCAACCACTGGCCGATGCCGGCCGCTTCGGGCTGCATGCGGCGGCTGACCTGGCCGAGGCGATGCAGCTGGCCCGCACCGCACTTGGCGTGCAGGGCGGGGTGGTGTTGATGTCGCCGGGCGCGCCCAGCTACGGGGTGTACCAAGACTACGTCGCACGCGGCCGCCACTTCGCCGCACTGGCCGGGTTCGACCCGGAGGCGATCACCGCCATCGCCGGCATCGGCATCGCGTAG
- a CDS encoding SMI1/KNR4 family protein, giving the protein MTLVDRFLTGLVPRLPDDEVPMWAWTEGASATDRQRLRDRWPQVPDSLVDLLGRIDGTHYRAYPGGEVCVPMLGSDLGSYPYYLRSIEQIFEDTAQWDSWGESIRSIYEEWLEEDADILGAGIDADLPMGQRLCFAHCVNNGGTSMLYLDFDPAPGGVVGQVVRYLHDPDSYVVIAPGFDAYLAQLIEDEYLFMGDQDG; this is encoded by the coding sequence ATGACGCTTGTCGATCGCTTCCTCACCGGCCTGGTGCCCCGCCTTCCCGACGACGAAGTCCCCATGTGGGCCTGGACCGAAGGGGCCAGCGCCACAGACCGGCAGCGCCTGCGTGACCGTTGGCCGCAGGTGCCTGACAGCCTGGTGGACCTGCTGGGCCGTATTGATGGCACCCATTACCGCGCCTACCCCGGCGGCGAGGTCTGTGTCCCGATGCTCGGCTCGGACCTGGGCAGCTACCCGTACTACCTGCGGTCGATCGAACAGATCTTCGAAGACACCGCCCAGTGGGACAGCTGGGGCGAGAGCATCCGCTCGATCTACGAGGAATGGCTGGAGGAAGACGCCGATATCCTCGGCGCCGGCATCGATGCCGACCTGCCGATGGGCCAGCGCCTGTGCTTCGCGCACTGCGTGAACAACGGCGGCACCTCGATGCTGTACCTGGATTTCGATCCCGCGCCCGGCGGCGTTGTCGGCCAGGTAGTGCGCTACCTGCATGACCCGGACAGCTATGTGGTGATCGCACCGGGCTTTGATGCGTACCTGGCGCAGTTGATCGAGGACGAGTACCTGTTCATGGGAGACCAGGACGGGTGA
- a CDS encoding dienelactone hydrolase family protein, which produces MVRQWRWGAAVLLGMVALPAMAAMKTQPVEWQLDGTTFSGVLVYDDGDSDKRPGLVMVPNWKGVNDSAIAKAKQLAGDDYVVLVADVYGKGVRPKTDAEAGPVATKLRNERPVLRARALKAIDVLKAQAGKAPLDASRIGAVGFCFGGTTVLEMARAGAPLAGVVSLHGGLGSPLPAKAGGTHPSVLVLNGADDKGVSKDDIASFEQEMNAAKVDWEFTNYSGAVHCFAEADANSPPGCLYNERAAKRAWKALDEFFEERFETRRR; this is translated from the coding sequence ATGGTCAGGCAATGGCGGTGGGGAGCGGCGGTGCTGTTGGGGATGGTGGCGCTGCCGGCGATGGCGGCAATGAAGACCCAGCCGGTGGAATGGCAGCTGGACGGCACCACCTTCAGTGGCGTGCTGGTCTATGACGACGGCGACAGCGACAAGCGTCCCGGGCTGGTGATGGTGCCCAACTGGAAGGGCGTCAATGACTCGGCCATCGCCAAGGCCAAGCAGTTGGCCGGCGACGACTACGTGGTGCTGGTGGCCGATGTGTACGGCAAGGGCGTGCGCCCGAAGACCGACGCCGAGGCGGGGCCGGTGGCGACCAAGCTGCGCAACGAGCGCCCCGTGCTGCGGGCGCGCGCGCTGAAGGCCATCGACGTGCTCAAGGCGCAGGCGGGCAAGGCGCCGCTGGATGCGTCGCGGATCGGCGCGGTCGGCTTCTGTTTCGGTGGCACCACCGTGCTGGAAATGGCCCGGGCAGGTGCCCCGCTGGCCGGCGTGGTCAGCCTGCACGGCGGGCTGGGCTCACCGTTGCCGGCCAAGGCCGGTGGCACCCATCCCTCGGTGCTGGTGCTCAATGGCGCCGACGACAAGGGCGTGAGCAAGGACGACATCGCCAGCTTCGAGCAGGAAATGAACGCAGCCAAGGTCGACTGGGAGTTCACCAACTACAGCGGCGCGGTGCATTGCTTCGCCGAGGCCGACGCCAACAGTCCGCCGGGGTGCCTGTACAACGAACGCGCCGCCAAGCGCGCCTGGAAGGCGCTGGACGAATTCTTCGAGGAGCGGTTCGAGACACGACGCCGGTAG
- a CDS encoding polyprenyl synthetase family protein, with amino-acid sequence MTITEDTRPALGLPQIQTLAATDMAAVDALIRRRLSSDVVLINQIADHIISAGGKRLRPMLVMLAGHAVGQAGPEHHQLAAIIEFIHTSTLLHDDVVDESNLRRGRSTANALWGNAPSVLVGDFLYSRSFQLMVELDRMPVMRILADTTNRIAEGEVLQLLHVHNPDTDEAAYLRVIERKTAVLFAAGTRLGALASGVDEATQQALYDYGMALGYAFQIADDVLDYSANADELGKNLGDDLAEGKATLPLIHAMAHTDATTRERLRAIVQNGDAEAMPEVLAAIHATGGLEYSRARAVEYADAAERALDGLADNDAVAALRGLARYAVQRSH; translated from the coding sequence ATGACCATCACCGAAGACACCCGCCCCGCGCTGGGCCTGCCCCAGATCCAGACGCTCGCCGCGACCGACATGGCCGCCGTCGATGCGCTGATTCGCCGCCGACTGTCCTCGGATGTCGTGCTGATCAACCAGATCGCCGACCACATCATCTCCGCCGGCGGCAAGCGCCTGCGGCCGATGCTGGTCATGCTGGCCGGCCACGCAGTGGGCCAGGCCGGGCCGGAACACCACCAGCTGGCGGCGATCATCGAGTTCATCCACACCTCGACCCTGCTGCACGACGACGTGGTGGACGAATCCAACCTGCGCCGCGGCCGCAGTACCGCCAATGCCCTGTGGGGCAACGCGCCGAGCGTGCTGGTGGGCGACTTCCTGTACTCGCGCAGCTTCCAGCTGATGGTCGAACTGGACCGCATGCCGGTCATGCGGATCCTGGCCGACACCACCAACCGCATCGCCGAAGGCGAGGTGCTGCAGCTGCTGCACGTGCATAACCCCGACACCGACGAAGCGGCCTACCTGCGGGTGATCGAGCGCAAGACCGCCGTGCTGTTCGCGGCCGGCACCCGCCTGGGCGCGCTGGCCAGCGGCGTTGATGAAGCCACCCAGCAAGCGCTGTACGACTACGGCATGGCGCTGGGCTATGCCTTCCAGATTGCCGATGACGTGCTCGATTACTCGGCCAACGCCGACGAACTGGGCAAGAACCTCGGCGACGACCTGGCCGAAGGCAAGGCCACACTGCCGCTGATCCACGCCATGGCGCATACCGATGCGACCACCCGCGAGCGCCTGCGCGCGATCGTGCAGAACGGCGATGCCGAGGCCATGCCCGAAGTGCTGGCCGCCATCCACGCCACCGGCGGCCTGGAATACAGCCGCGCCCGCGCCGTGGAATACGCCGATGCCGCCGAGCGCGCGCTCGACGGCCTGGCCGACAACGATGCCGTGGCCGCCCTGCGCGGACTGGCCCGTTACGCGGTGCAGCGTTCGCATTGA
- a CDS encoding alpha-glucosidase: protein MSQTPWWRGAVIYQIYPRSFLDANGDGVGDLPGIIDRLEYVAALGVDAIWVSPFFTSPMADFGYDIADHRDVDPLFGTLADFDRLLAKAHALGLKVMIDQVFSHTSIDHAWFRESRQDRTNPKADWYVWADPREDGTPPNNWMSIFGGVAWQWEPRREQYFLHNFLADQPDLNFHNPAVQQATLDYVRFWLDRGVDGFRLDSINFCFHDAQLRDNPAKPLEKRLGRGFSADNPYAYQYHYYNNTQPENIGFIEQLRVLLDEYPGSVSLGEISAEDSLATTAEYTAPGRLHMGYSFELLVKDFSAGYIRDTVSRLEATMTEGWPCWAISNHDVERAVTRWGGHPAQPRLARMLVALLCSLRGSICLYQGEELGLGEADVPFEALQDPYGITFWPNFKGRDGCRTPMPWIDAPQAGFTSGEPWLPIPAEHRAAAVAVQEHDPHSVLNAFRQFLAWRKTMPTLLVGDIEFLYTAEPVLMFARRHAGETLLLAFNLAADTAHVALPAGSWQPMHVPGPDVGQADNGTLVLPAQSMYCARLG, encoded by the coding sequence ATGTCGCAGACTCCATGGTGGCGCGGTGCCGTCATCTACCAGATCTACCCGCGCAGTTTCCTCGACGCCAATGGCGACGGGGTAGGTGACCTGCCCGGCATCATCGACCGGCTGGAGTACGTGGCCGCGCTGGGCGTGGACGCCATCTGGGTGTCGCCGTTCTTCACCTCGCCGATGGCCGATTTCGGCTACGACATCGCCGACCATCGCGACGTGGACCCGCTGTTCGGCACGCTGGCCGATTTCGACCGGCTGCTGGCCAAGGCGCATGCGCTGGGCCTGAAGGTAATGATCGACCAGGTGTTCAGCCACACCTCGATCGACCATGCCTGGTTCCGCGAGAGCCGCCAGGACCGCACCAATCCGAAGGCGGACTGGTACGTGTGGGCCGACCCGCGCGAGGACGGCACGCCGCCCAACAACTGGATGTCGATCTTCGGCGGGGTGGCGTGGCAATGGGAACCTCGCCGGGAGCAGTACTTCCTGCACAACTTCCTGGCCGACCAGCCCGACCTGAACTTCCATAACCCGGCAGTGCAGCAGGCCACGTTGGACTACGTGCGGTTCTGGCTGGACCGTGGTGTGGATGGTTTCCGCCTGGATTCCATCAACTTCTGTTTCCACGATGCACAGCTGCGTGACAATCCAGCCAAGCCGCTGGAAAAGCGCCTCGGCCGTGGCTTCAGCGCGGACAACCCGTACGCCTACCAGTACCACTACTACAACAACACGCAGCCGGAGAACATCGGCTTCATCGAGCAGTTGCGCGTTCTGCTGGATGAGTACCCGGGATCGGTCAGCCTGGGTGAAATTTCCGCGGAAGACTCGCTGGCCACCACCGCCGAGTACACCGCGCCGGGCCGCCTGCACATGGGCTACAGCTTCGAGCTGCTGGTGAAGGATTTCAGCGCCGGCTACATCCGCGACACCGTGTCGCGGCTGGAAGCGACGATGACCGAAGGCTGGCCGTGCTGGGCGATCTCCAACCATGACGTGGAGCGCGCGGTCACCCGTTGGGGCGGCCATCCGGCCCAGCCGCGGCTGGCGCGGATGCTGGTGGCGCTGCTGTGTTCGCTGCGTGGCTCGATCTGCCTGTACCAGGGCGAGGAACTTGGCCTGGGCGAGGCGGACGTGCCGTTCGAGGCGCTGCAGGACCCCTACGGCATCACCTTCTGGCCGAACTTCAAGGGCCGCGACGGCTGCCGCACGCCGATGCCCTGGATCGATGCGCCGCAGGCGGGCTTCACCAGCGGTGAGCCGTGGCTGCCGATTCCGGCCGAGCACCGCGCCGCGGCGGTGGCGGTGCAGGAACATGACCCGCATTCGGTGTTGAACGCGTTCCGCCAGTTCCTGGCGTGGCGAAAGACGATGCCGACGCTGCTGGTGGGCGACATCGAATTCCTGTATACGGCCGAGCCGGTGCTGATGTTCGCGCGCCGGCATGCGGGGGAGACGCTGCTGCTGGCCTTCAACCTGGCGGCCGACACCGCGCACGTGGCGCTGCCTGCCGGTAGCTGGCAGCCGATGCACGTGCCGGGCCCGGATGTGGGCCAGGCCGACAACGGCACGCTGGTACTGCCGGCGCAGTCGATGTACTGCGCGCGCCTGGGCTGA
- a CDS encoding TonB-dependent receptor, whose product MLNRKRSALSIALAVALTPLMASAQTAEPTTAAPPTGTAATNLDTVQVTGIRRGIENAIAIKQDATSVVEAISAEDIGKLPDVSIGESISRLPGLAAQRVAGRAQVISVRGLSPDFATTLLNGREVVSTGDNRSVEFDQYPSELVNGVVVYKTPDAALVGQGLSGTIDMQTARPLSFAERVIAISGRYQKSSLGKAANVDPYGNRFSASYIDQFMDNTWGVAIGYAHSDMPIQENQVGLYEPWTTEQTDQGNRPGLAPGTVFSDGIKALRRTGNTKRDGVMATVQFRPSNVWTSTLDAFHTEAEQIDTANQFELNLSNYNGNYTPGLLISNPQVNADGTFTGGVASGVYPLVRGMYNKRKDKIDAFGWNNEFNFESVKVVADVNYSKATRDELNLENNLQLTPMPQLDTVGVVVNPNGFSQIRPGLNYSNPDALFLTNTIYGSGYGKVPQVEDRLKAARLQATFALPEAMKWFADMDVGVNYADRRKDKTQAEGNILLGDQGDANIAGDLQYRPVNLGFAGLGRIPAWNVPGAVDRYMVFNPVTNLDYLIPKAWTVQEKTSTAWVRANINTDIGEVGVRGNIGVQMVRTDQSSQSNYFDRSRPAGQEVLPIDAGKTYTDWLPSLNLVFMFPHQQTLRFAAAKQVARPRVDQMRAGLEFGVDTATGKPGGSGGNPLLDPWRANALDLSYEKYFGEKAYVAAAIFYKDLKSYVYTQSRDDYDFSDLLASYVIPPGMTAPLLTTGTFSSPENGKGGKLKGLELTASFPLDMFSDTLRGFGVQASATFNDSNIEILDPESASSVGSDPISLPGLSKRVYNFTAYYERSGFEARVSQRRRSDFIGEIGNFNGNRTLRYVVGENVTDAQISYTFADDSSLHGLTLLLQGSNLTNEPYRTYAGTKDRPLEYIEWGRTYMLGVNYKF is encoded by the coding sequence ATGTTGAACCGCAAGCGCAGCGCGCTGAGTATCGCGCTGGCCGTCGCCCTGACGCCGTTGATGGCGTCGGCGCAGACCGCCGAACCCACTACCGCCGCCCCGCCGACCGGGACCGCGGCCACCAACCTGGACACCGTGCAGGTCACCGGCATCCGCCGCGGCATCGAGAACGCCATTGCGATCAAGCAGGACGCCACCTCGGTGGTCGAGGCGATTTCGGCCGAGGACATCGGCAAGCTGCCCGACGTGAGCATCGGCGAATCCATCTCGCGCCTGCCCGGCCTGGCCGCCCAGCGCGTGGCCGGTCGTGCCCAGGTGATCAGCGTGCGCGGCCTGTCGCCCGACTTCGCCACCACCCTGCTCAACGGGCGTGAAGTGGTCAGCACCGGCGACAACCGCAGCGTCGAATTCGACCAGTACCCCTCGGAACTGGTCAATGGCGTGGTGGTGTACAAGACCCCCGATGCGGCGCTGGTCGGCCAGGGCCTGTCGGGCACCATCGACATGCAGACCGCGCGCCCGCTTAGCTTCGCCGAGCGCGTGATCGCCATCAGCGGCCGCTACCAGAAGAGCTCGCTGGGCAAGGCAGCCAACGTGGACCCCTACGGCAACCGCTTCAGCGCCAGCTACATCGACCAGTTCATGGACAACACCTGGGGTGTTGCGATCGGCTACGCGCACAGCGACATGCCGATCCAGGAAAACCAGGTGGGCCTGTACGAGCCGTGGACCACCGAGCAGACCGACCAGGGCAACCGCCCCGGGCTGGCCCCGGGCACGGTGTTCTCCGACGGCATCAAGGCCCTGCGCCGCACCGGCAACACCAAGCGCGACGGCGTGATGGCCACCGTGCAGTTCCGCCCGTCCAACGTGTGGACCAGCACCCTGGATGCGTTCCACACCGAAGCCGAGCAGATCGACACCGCCAACCAGTTCGAGCTCAATCTCAGCAACTACAACGGCAACTACACCCCGGGCCTGCTGATCAGCAACCCGCAGGTCAACGCCGATGGCACCTTCACCGGTGGCGTGGCCAGCGGCGTGTATCCACTGGTGCGCGGCATGTACAACAAGCGCAAGGACAAGATCGACGCGTTTGGCTGGAACAACGAGTTCAACTTCGAATCGGTCAAGGTGGTGGCGGACGTCAACTACTCCAAGGCCACCCGCGACGAACTGAACCTGGAAAACAACCTGCAGCTCACGCCGATGCCGCAGCTGGACACGGTGGGCGTGGTGGTCAACCCGAACGGGTTCTCGCAGATCCGCCCGGGCCTGAACTATTCCAACCCCGATGCGCTGTTCCTGACCAACACCATCTACGGCTCCGGCTACGGCAAGGTGCCGCAGGTGGAAGACCGCCTGAAGGCCGCGCGCCTGCAGGCCACCTTCGCGCTGCCCGAGGCGATGAAGTGGTTTGCCGACATGGACGTGGGCGTCAACTACGCCGACCGCCGCAAGGACAAGACCCAGGCCGAGGGCAACATCCTGCTCGGCGACCAGGGCGATGCCAACATCGCCGGCGACCTGCAGTACCGTCCGGTCAACCTGGGCTTTGCCGGGCTGGGCCGCATTCCGGCCTGGAACGTGCCGGGCGCAGTGGACCGCTACATGGTGTTCAACCCGGTCACCAACCTGGACTACCTGATTCCGAAGGCATGGACGGTACAGGAAAAGACCAGCACCGCCTGGGTGCGCGCCAACATCAACACCGACATCGGCGAAGTGGGCGTGCGCGGCAACATTGGCGTGCAGATGGTGCGCACCGACCAGAGTTCGCAGTCCAACTATTTCGACCGGTCGCGCCCCGCGGGCCAGGAAGTGTTGCCGATCGATGCAGGCAAGACCTACACCGACTGGCTGCCGAGCTTGAACCTGGTGTTCATGTTCCCGCACCAGCAGACGCTGCGTTTCGCCGCCGCCAAGCAGGTGGCACGTCCGCGCGTGGACCAGATGCGCGCCGGCCTGGAGTTCGGCGTGGATACGGCCACCGGCAAGCCGGGTGGCAGCGGCGGCAATCCGCTGCTGGATCCGTGGCGCGCCAATGCGCTGGATCTGTCGTATGAAAAGTACTTCGGCGAGAAGGCCTATGTCGCGGCGGCGATCTTCTACAAGGACCTGAAGTCGTACGTGTACACGCAGTCGCGCGACGACTACGATTTCAGCGACCTGCTGGCCAGCTACGTGATTCCGCCGGGCATGACCGCGCCGCTGCTGACCACGGGCACCTTCTCCTCGCCGGAGAACGGCAAGGGCGGCAAGCTGAAGGGCCTGGAGCTGACGGCGTCGTTCCCGCTGGACATGTTCAGCGACACCCTGCGCGGCTTCGGCGTGCAGGCCAGCGCGACGTTCAATGACAGCAACATCGAGATCCTCGATCCGGAAAGCGCGTCCAGCGTGGGCAGCGATCCGATCAGTCTGCCGGGGCTGTCCAAGCGCGTGTACAACTTCACGGCGTACTACGAACGCAGTGGGTTCGAGGCACGCGTGAGCCAGCGTCGTCGGTCGGACTTCATTGGCGAGATCGGCAACTTCAACGGCAACCGCACGCTGCGCTACGTGGTGGGCGAGAACGTGACCGACGCGCAGATCAGCTACACCTTCGCCGACGACAGCAGCCTGCACGGGCTGACGTTGCTGCTGCAGGGAAGCAATCTGACCAACGAGCCGTACCGCACCTATGCCGGCACCAAGGACCGCCCGTTGGAGTACATCGAGTGGGGTCGCACCTACATGCTGGGCGTGAACTACAAGTTCTGA
- a CDS encoding glycoside hydrolase family 97 protein, giving the protein MPTKQPHSPRGSRTTTGLPWLAAAALLLAFGAAAEPVTVASVASPGKVLRVSVQLDGGTPSYQVERLGDTVVAPSRLGFQLRDGRLDRDLEVLGQHARTFDETWEQPWGERRRVRSHYNEVVVQLGERSGAKRRFEVVFRAFDDGVGFRYRFPTQPGLREAIIDDELTEFAIAPAATAWWIPAGEPIHYEYLYQRTPLDQVPLVHTPITLRSKDGLHIAIHEAALVDYAGMWLRRTDGQRLRAQLSPSAEGWKVRRSLPFDTPWRTLQISDRAGGLLESDLILNLNEPNALGDVSWVKPSKYLGVWWSMHLDHESWATGPRHAATTAKTKKVIDFASAHGFRGVLVEGWNPGWDGNWVGNGYDFDFTRPTADFDIEALSAYGARKGVHLIGHHETGCAIEHYEDQLGAALDLYARLGVDAFKSGYVCDDGQVDRRNPAGGPLWREWHDGQFMARHHLKVVQEAAKRHIAVNPHEPIKDTGLRRTYPNWISREGARGMEYNAWGQPPNPPEHEVNLVFTRMLSGPMDYTPGILSLKGRGGQAIPSTLARQLALYVAIYSPIQMAADLPEHYLQHREAFRFIEDVAVDWEDSRVLNGEVGDYVTIVRKDRNSRDWFLGSITDEHGRVLPVSLGFLDPGVRYRAEIYRDGDGADFRSNPFAFVRETREVTSADALTLVLAPGGGQAIRFTPL; this is encoded by the coding sequence ATGCCGACAAAACAGCCGCATTCACCGCGTGGATCACGCACCACCACCGGCCTGCCCTGGCTGGCTGCCGCCGCGCTTCTGCTGGCCTTCGGCGCGGCCGCCGAACCGGTCACGGTGGCCAGCGTGGCGTCGCCTGGCAAGGTACTGCGGGTGTCGGTGCAGCTTGATGGCGGCACCCCCAGCTACCAGGTGGAACGCTTGGGTGACACGGTGGTGGCGCCGTCGCGGTTGGGCTTCCAGCTGCGCGATGGCCGGCTCGACCGCGACCTGGAGGTGCTCGGCCAGCACGCGCGTACGTTCGATGAGACCTGGGAACAGCCCTGGGGCGAGCGCCGCCGGGTGCGCAGCCACTACAACGAAGTGGTGGTGCAGCTGGGCGAGCGCAGTGGGGCCAAGCGCCGCTTCGAGGTGGTGTTCCGCGCGTTCGATGACGGCGTGGGCTTCCGCTACCGCTTCCCCACGCAGCCCGGCCTGCGCGAGGCGATCATCGACGACGAACTGACCGAATTTGCGATCGCCCCGGCCGCCACCGCCTGGTGGATTCCGGCCGGCGAGCCGATCCACTACGAGTACCTGTACCAGCGCACGCCACTGGACCAGGTGCCGCTGGTGCATACCCCGATCACCCTGCGCAGCAAAGACGGCCTGCACATCGCCATCCATGAGGCCGCCCTGGTCGACTATGCGGGCATGTGGCTGCGCCGCACCGACGGCCAGCGCCTGCGCGCGCAGCTGTCGCCGTCGGCAGAGGGCTGGAAGGTACGCCGCAGCCTGCCCTTCGATACGCCGTGGCGCACCCTGCAGATCAGCGATCGCGCCGGTGGGCTGTTGGAATCGGACCTGATCCTCAATCTCAACGAACCCAACGCGCTGGGGGATGTGAGCTGGGTGAAGCCGTCCAAGTACCTGGGGGTGTGGTGGTCGATGCACCTGGACCACGAAAGCTGGGCCACCGGGCCCCGGCATGCGGCCACCACCGCCAAGACGAAAAAAGTCATCGACTTCGCCTCCGCGCACGGCTTCCGTGGCGTGCTGGTGGAAGGCTGGAACCCCGGCTGGGACGGTAACTGGGTGGGCAACGGCTACGACTTCGACTTCACCCGGCCAACGGCCGACTTCGATATCGAGGCGCTGTCGGCCTACGGCGCCAGGAAGGGCGTGCACCTGATCGGCCACCATGAGACCGGCTGCGCCATCGAGCATTACGAAGACCAGCTGGGCGCCGCGCTGGACCTGTACGCGCGGCTGGGCGTGGATGCGTTCAAGAGCGGCTATGTCTGCGACGACGGCCAGGTGGACCGGCGCAACCCGGCCGGCGGCCCGCTGTGGCGCGAGTGGCACGACGGCCAGTTCATGGCCCGCCACCACCTGAAGGTGGTGCAGGAAGCGGCCAAACGCCACATCGCGGTGAACCCGCACGAGCCGATCAAGGACACCGGGCTGCGCCGCACCTACCCCAACTGGATCTCGCGCGAAGGCGCGCGCGGCATGGAGTACAACGCCTGGGGGCAGCCTCCGAACCCGCCCGAGCACGAGGTCAACCTGGTGTTCACGCGCATGTTGTCCGGGCCCATGGATTACACGCCCGGCATCCTGAGCCTGAAGGGCCGCGGTGGGCAGGCCATTCCCAGCACGCTGGCGCGGCAGCTGGCGCTGTACGTGGCGATCTACAGTCCGATCCAGATGGCCGCCGACCTGCCCGAACACTACCTGCAGCACCGCGAGGCGTTTCGCTTCATCGAGGACGTGGCGGTGGATTGGGAGGACAGCCGCGTGCTCAATGGCGAGGTAGGGGACTATGTGACGATCGTGCGCAAGGACCGCAACAGCCGCGACTGGTTCCTGGGCAGCATCACCGACGAACACGGCCGCGTGCTGCCGGTATCGCTGGGCTTCCTGGACCCGGGCGTGCGCTACCGCGCCGAGATCTACCGTGACGGCGACGGTGCGGATTTCCGCAGCAACCCGTTCGCCTTCGTGCGCGAAACCCGCGAGGTCACCAGCGCCGATGCACTGACGCTGGTGCTTGCGCCGGGCGGCGGCCAGGCGATCCGCTTTACCCCGCTGTAG